From Corvus cornix cornix isolate S_Up_H32 chromosome 15, ASM73873v5, whole genome shotgun sequence, one genomic window encodes:
- the PPTC7 gene encoding protein phosphatase PTC7 homolog: protein MFSVLSYGRLVARAVLGGLSQTDSRDYSLVTASCGFGKDFRKGILKKGMCYGDDACFVARHRTADVLGVADGVGGWRDYGVDPSQFSGTLMRTCERLVKEGRFVPSNPVGILTAGYCELLQNKVPLLGSSTACIVVLDRSSHRLHTANLGDSGFLVVRGGEVVHRSDEQQHYFNTPFQLSIAPPEAEGVVLSDSPEAADSTSFDVQLGDIILTATDGLFDNMPDYMILQELKKLKNSNYESIQQTARSIAEQAHELAYDPTYMSPFAQFACDNGLNVRGGKPDDITVLLSIVAEYTD from the exons ATGTTCTCGGTGCTCTCCTACGGCAGGCTGGTGGCGCGGGCGGTCCTGGGCGGCCTCTCGCAGACAGACTCCCGCGACTACAGCCTGGTGACGGCCAGCTGTGGCTTCGGCAAAGATTTCCGCAAGGGCATCCTCAAGAAAGGGATGTGCTACGGGGATGACGCCTGTTTCGTGGCGCGGCACCGCACCGCGGATGTGCTGG GGGTGGCAGATGGTGTAGGTGGCTGGAGAGACTACGGGGTTGACCCTTCTCAGTTCTCAGGGACTCTCATGCGAACGTGTGAACGTTTAGTAAAAGAAGGACGGTTTGTTCCAAGCAATCCTGTTGGAATTCTCACCGCAGGCTATtgtgagctgctgcagaacaaAGTACCTTTGCTTG ggagcagcacagcttgTATAGTAGTCCTGGACAGATCAAGTCATCGTTTACATACAGCCAACTTGGGAGATTCTGGATTTTTGGTAGTCAGAGGAGGAGAAGTCGTCCATCGATCCGATGAGCAGCAGCATTACTTCAACACTCCCTTCCAGCTGTCAATAGCTCCACCAGAGGCAGAAGGAGTTGTCTTAAGTGACAG ccccgaggctgctgACAGCACGTCCTTCGATGTCCAGCTTGGGGACATCATCCTGACCGCCACAGACGGACTGTTTGACAACATGCCTGACTACATGATCCTGCAGGAGTTGAAAAAGCTGAAG AACTCCAACTACGAGAGCATCCAGCAGACTGCACGGAGCATTGCTGAGCAAGCCCACGAGCTGGCCTATGACCCCACGTACATGTCACCCTTTGCGCAGTTCGCCTGTGACAACGGATTGAATGTCAGAG GGGGGAAACCAGATGACATCACCGTCCTTCTTTCCATCGTAGCTGAGTACACAGACTGA